From Candidatus Saganbacteria bacterium, a single genomic window includes:
- a CDS encoding homoserine O-acetyltransferase codes for MIKKGSIWTVEKKYFTFGEGSHGLILESGEKLGPITLAYETYGKLDEDAENGILLLHALSGDSHVAGRYSADDKKPGWWDEMVGPGKAFDTDKYFIICSNVLGGCSGSTGPSSINQATGNPYSLDFPFITIGDMVSAQKKLVEHLGIKKLLGVAGGSMGGMQAVSWLVKYPGMIHSAIPIATSSKHSPQQIAFHEVGRQAIMSDPNWNEGKYYGQEIPAKGLALARMLGHITYMSDVSMEEKFGRQKNEKKLPAKFDAHFEVEKYLQYKGDSFVKRFDANSYLYITKAMDYYDASKGKPLEEALIGGDVKILAIAMKSDWLYPTHHSKEIVKACKRAGLDTSYCEIDSTYGHDAFLLETKELTHLIKHFLAKVERGRD; via the coding sequence ATGATAAAAAAGGGGAGTATCTGGACCGTAGAAAAGAAATACTTCACTTTTGGGGAAGGCTCGCATGGCTTAATCCTCGAAAGCGGGGAGAAGCTTGGCCCGATAACCCTCGCATACGAGACTTACGGAAAGCTTGATGAAGATGCGGAAAATGGCATCCTGCTTCTTCACGCACTTTCAGGAGACAGCCATGTTGCCGGAAGATACAGTGCAGATGATAAAAAGCCGGGCTGGTGGGATGAAATGGTCGGTCCGGGAAAAGCTTTTGATACGGATAAGTATTTCATCATATGTTCAAATGTGCTTGGCGGCTGCAGCGGATCCACAGGGCCATCATCAATAAATCAGGCCACCGGCAATCCTTATTCTCTGGATTTTCCGTTCATAACGATCGGAGATATGGTCAGTGCACAGAAAAAACTGGTCGAGCATCTTGGCATAAAGAAACTTCTGGGGGTTGCGGGAGGATCGATGGGCGGCATGCAGGCAGTCTCATGGCTGGTAAAATATCCGGGCATGATACACAGCGCGATACCGATTGCCACATCATCAAAGCACTCCCCGCAGCAGATAGCGTTCCACGAAGTGGGACGACAAGCAATAATGTCTGACCCAAACTGGAACGAGGGGAAATATTACGGGCAGGAAATTCCGGCAAAAGGGCTGGCGCTTGCACGCATGCTTGGGCACATAACTTATATGAGCGATGTCTCGATGGAAGAAAAATTCGGCAGGCAAAAGAATGAAAAGAAACTGCCGGCCAAGTTTGACGCGCATTTCGAGGTTGAAAAATACCTGCAATACAAAGGGGATAGTTTTGTAAAAAGATTTGATGCGAACTCATATCTTTACATAACAAAGGCCATGGACTATTATGATGCATCTAAAGGCAAACCGCTCGAAGAAGCGCTCATTGGAGGCGACGTAAAAATCCTTGCAATCGCGATGAAATCGGACTGGCTTTATCCGACGCACCACTCAAAGGAGATCGTCAAAGCATGCAAAAGAGCAGGGCTCGACACATCTTATTGCGAGATCGATTCAACATACGGACACGATGCTTTTCTGCTTGAGACAAAAGAACTTACACACCTGATAAAACATTTTCTGGCGAAAGTCGAAAGGGGCAGAGATTAA
- the cysK gene encoding cysteine synthase A, which translates to MTKIFEDITKTIGRTPLVRINKLAEGLGATVIAKLESFNPLSSVKDRLGIALIEDAEKKGLIKKDTVIIEPTSGNTGIALAFICASRGYRLILTMPETMSIERRKLFKIFGAELVLTDGTKGMSGAIAKTQELHQSIPNSFVPQQFENPENPEIHRKTTAEEIWSDTDGKVDIFIAGVGTGGTITGVGEALKKKKNDVKIIAVEPKDSPVLSGGSPGAHKIQGIGAGFVPKIYNSKTVDEIIKVSNEDAGQLARLAAKKEGLLVGISSGAALWAAIEVAKRPESKGKTIIVLLPDTGERYLSTWLFEE; encoded by the coding sequence ATGACAAAGATATTTGAAGACATAACTAAGACTATCGGCAGAACGCCTTTGGTCAGGATCAACAAATTAGCCGAGGGTCTGGGGGCAACGGTCATTGCAAAGCTCGAATCATTCAACCCACTCTCAAGCGTAAAAGACAGGCTCGGGATAGCCCTTATCGAAGACGCGGAGAAGAAAGGGCTTATAAAAAAAGACACCGTGATAATCGAGCCGACGAGCGGTAATACCGGCATAGCCCTGGCATTTATCTGCGCGTCAAGAGGATACCGCCTTATACTTACGATGCCCGAGACCATGAGCATCGAAAGAAGAAAGCTTTTCAAGATCTTCGGCGCGGAACTTGTCCTGACCGACGGGACAAAAGGAATGTCGGGAGCTATTGCGAAAACACAGGAGCTGCACCAGAGCATTCCCAACAGCTTTGTACCGCAGCAGTTCGAGAACCCGGAAAACCCCGAGATCCACAGGAAGACCACTGCCGAAGAGATCTGGAGCGATACCGACGGAAAGGTTGATATATTTATCGCGGGAGTCGGGACCGGAGGGACAATTACCGGAGTAGGTGAAGCCCTCAAAAAAAAGAAGAACGACGTAAAGATCATAGCAGTGGAACCGAAAGATTCTCCGGTACTGTCGGGCGGTTCTCCTGGAGCTCACAAGATACAGGGGATAGGGGCGGGGTTTGTTCCTAAGATCTACAACTCAAAGACGGTAGATGAGATAATAAAGGTCTCGAATGAAGACGCAGGACAGTTGGCCAGACTCGCTGCAAAAAAAGAAGGACTTTTGGTCGGCATTTCGAGCGGCGCCGCACTCTGGGCAGCGATTGAAGTGGCAAAAAGACCGGAATCCAAAGGCAAAACGATAATCGTCCTTCTTCCTGATACCGGGGAAAGGTACCTTTCGACCTGGTTATTTGAAGAGTAG
- the metW gene encoding methionine biosynthesis protein MetW yields MIDWGKLRPDHRQILEIVDARTSILDLGCGPGELMQLLEQEKKARIVGIEIDEKAVRECVEKGLSVFHGDIDSGLSEYRDKSFDYVILNQSLQQVAHVEKVLDDAIRVGNKVIVGIPNFAYYKSRLQLVLRGRMPVTASLPYKWFETPNVRFLTIYDFIDFCKKNRINIERKIFIGEKKKAFIFPNMFATTGLFVLSRKNGGEK; encoded by the coding sequence ATGATCGACTGGGGGAAACTAAGGCCGGACCACAGGCAGATACTTGAGATCGTAGATGCAAGGACAAGCATCCTTGATCTCGGATGCGGCCCAGGCGAGCTGATGCAGCTGCTTGAACAGGAAAAAAAGGCCAGGATCGTCGGCATAGAGATCGACGAAAAAGCTGTCCGGGAGTGCGTTGAAAAAGGGCTGAGCGTTTTTCACGGCGACATCGATTCAGGCCTCTCTGAATACAGGGATAAATCGTTCGACTACGTCATACTTAACCAGAGTCTCCAGCAGGTAGCGCACGTGGAAAAGGTCCTTGACGACGCTATCAGGGTGGGCAATAAGGTCATCGTAGGGATCCCGAATTTCGCCTACTATAAATCAAGATTACAGCTTGTTTTAAGAGGAAGGATGCCGGTCACAGCATCACTCCCTTATAAATGGTTCGAAACACCGAACGTGAGATTCTTGACGATATATGATTTTATCGATTTCTGCAAAAAGAACAGGATAAACATTGAAAGAAAGATATTTATCGGGGAAAAGAAAAAAGCCTTCATTTTTCCCAACATGTTCGCAACAACAGGACTGTTCGTGCTGTCGCGGAAAAACGGAGGAGAAAAATGA
- a CDS encoding 4Fe-4S binding protein: MVTAKYKTSQLIMIWLLPIILIGGLIWPVIGYLVLGMIIFFSALSFFKKRYWCWFLCPRGSFLEIVVPFFSRKNNLPGIFSKKWFRWSVFVLLIGYLISIIIRTGGNWITIGAAFISMCILTTVLGTIVGAIYKPRSWCVICPMGTLQETISRLHSRADKNNNI; the protein is encoded by the coding sequence ATGGTTACCGCTAAATATAAAACATCGCAATTAATAATGATATGGCTTTTACCTATCATCTTGATCGGCGGCCTTATATGGCCCGTGATCGGCTATCTGGTCCTTGGCATGATAATATTCTTTTCAGCTCTTTCATTCTTCAAAAAAAGATACTGGTGCTGGTTCTTATGCCCGCGCGGATCTTTTCTGGAAATTGTTGTCCCGTTCTTCAGCCGGAAGAATAATTTGCCCGGAATATTCTCAAAGAAATGGTTCAGATGGTCGGTATTTGTTCTATTAATTGGGTATTTGATATCAATTATCATTAGAACGGGAGGGAACTGGATCACCATAGGAGCGGCTTTTATATCAATGTGTATATTAACAACTGTATTAGGGACTATTGTCGGAGCGATCTATAAACCGAGAAGCTGGTGCGTGATATGCCCGATGGGAACGCTACAGGAAACGATCTCGCGATTGCATTCGCGCGCAGACAAAAACAACAATATTTAG
- a CDS encoding O-acetylhomoserine aminocarboxypropyltransferase/cysteine synthase encodes MTNEGKKIRLETVLLHGGQEADPTTGSRAVPIYQTTSYQFKSTDHAANLFALKEFGNIYVRLMNPTTDVFEKRMALLDGGVGALALSSGQSAITLALLNIAQAGDEIVSADNLYGGTYNLFHYTFPKFGIKVKFVKSNDIKALKEAITPKTKAVYAESIGNPKLDVADLEAIAKVAHENGVPFILDNTVSPYLLRPIEHGVDIVVYSATKFIGGHGTSLGGVIVDSGKFDWTNGKFPLIADPDPSYHGINFVEALKPMGNIAYIIKARVTLLRDLGPAPSPFNSFLFIQGLETLHLRMIRHSENALAVAKHLECNNKVSWVNYPGLDSSPERERAKKYLKKGAGAIIGFGIKGGLEAGKKFINSLKLVSHLANVGDAKTLAIHPATTTHQQLSSEEQLATGVTPDFIRLSVGIENVEDIIEDIDQALNKA; translated from the coding sequence ATGACAAATGAGGGAAAAAAGATAAGACTCGAAACGGTATTATTACACGGGGGACAGGAAGCGGATCCGACAACAGGTTCAAGAGCCGTGCCTATATACCAGACCACATCCTATCAGTTCAAATCAACCGATCATGCTGCCAATTTATTTGCGCTGAAGGAGTTCGGCAATATATATGTAAGGCTGATGAACCCGACGACGGACGTTTTTGAAAAAAGAATGGCGTTGCTCGACGGAGGGGTCGGCGCACTCGCGCTGTCAAGCGGACAATCGGCGATAACGCTGGCCCTTTTGAACATAGCGCAAGCCGGGGACGAGATAGTTTCTGCCGATAATCTTTACGGGGGCACCTACAATCTTTTTCATTATACGTTCCCCAAGTTCGGCATAAAAGTGAAGTTCGTAAAATCGAACGATATCAAGGCATTGAAAGAAGCGATCACCCCGAAGACAAAGGCAGTTTATGCCGAATCCATCGGCAACCCGAAACTGGATGTGGCCGATCTGGAAGCTATTGCAAAAGTAGCTCACGAAAACGGGGTCCCGTTCATTCTTGACAACACCGTGTCCCCATATTTATTGAGGCCGATCGAGCACGGAGTCGATATAGTCGTCTATTCGGCGACAAAATTCATAGGGGGTCACGGTACGTCGCTCGGCGGAGTCATAGTAGACTCTGGAAAATTCGACTGGACGAACGGAAAGTTCCCCCTGATTGCCGATCCGGACCCAAGCTATCACGGGATAAACTTTGTCGAGGCCCTGAAACCAATGGGCAATATTGCCTACATTATAAAAGCCAGGGTCACGCTTCTGCGTGATCTGGGCCCGGCGCCATCGCCGTTCAATTCGTTCCTGTTTATCCAGGGCCTGGAGACGTTGCATCTGCGGATGATCAGGCATAGCGAGAACGCGCTTGCGGTCGCAAAACATCTTGAGTGTAACAACAAAGTATCTTGGGTCAATTATCCGGGACTCGACTCAAGCCCAGAAAGAGAAAGGGCAAAAAAATATCTAAAAAAAGGTGCGGGAGCGATAATCGGGTTCGGAATAAAAGGGGGGCTTGAGGCCGGCAAAAAGTTCATCAACTCTCTAAAGCTGGTTTCGCATCTTGCCAATGTCGGGGATGCGAAGACCCTTGCGATACACCCGGCCACGACGACCCATCAGCAGCTTTCAAGCGAGGAGCAGCTTGCGACCGGGGTAACGCCCGATTTTATCAGGCTGTCTGTTGGGATAGAAAATGTTGAGGATATAATAGAAGATATTGACCAGGCATTAAACAAAGCTTAA
- a CDS encoding Rrf2 family transcriptional regulator: protein MKLSTKGRYGVRLMLDLALHFGQGPALLKDISKRQEISEKYLWQLIPPLKNAGLVNSIRGSKGGYILAKKPAKINLEEIVSLLEGPINFVDCVDDPDSCKRALQCVTMDVWDGMAQNIKKYLSGITLQDLIEKNQLKSKGTNYFI, encoded by the coding sequence ATGAAGCTGTCTACAAAAGGGAGATATGGAGTGAGGTTAATGCTCGATCTGGCGCTCCATTTCGGCCAGGGGCCGGCCTTATTGAAGGACATATCAAAAAGACAGGAGATCTCGGAAAAATATTTATGGCAGCTTATCCCGCCGCTTAAAAATGCGGGGCTGGTAAATTCGATCCGCGGCTCAAAGGGCGGCTATATTTTGGCAAAAAAGCCGGCAAAGATAAATTTGGAAGAAATCGTATCATTACTCGAGGGGCCAATCAATTTTGTCGATTGTGTTGACGATCCCGATTCATGCAAAAGGGCCCTTCAATGCGTGACAATGGACGTGTGGGACGGGATGGCACAAAACATAAAAAAATACCTGTCCGGGATTACATTACAGGACCTTATTGAAAAAAACCAGTTAAAAAGCAAGGGGACAAATTACTTTATATAA
- a CDS encoding cob(I)yrinic acid a,c-diamide adenosyltransferase, translated as MLVAFIGDGEGKTSAAIGHAIRAAGHGKKVAVIQFLKGRTNTGEYKYFSKCPSIELYLAGESSFVLDKTPKETHTKKAKEGIALAKKLAGSQKYFLLILDEILDAQAAGLISTKDIGEIIDLVRVPIGSVTLHAILTGRVLPPELSKKIDLITQMKKIKHYYDLGDKGIEGLDW; from the coding sequence ATGCTGGTAGCTTTCATCGGTGACGGAGAAGGCAAGACATCCGCGGCAATAGGCCATGCTATTCGCGCAGCCGGCCACGGCAAAAAAGTTGCCGTTATTCAGTTCCTTAAAGGCCGGACAAATACGGGTGAATATAAATATTTTTCTAAGTGTCCTTCGATAGAACTTTACCTCGCCGGCGAATCGTCTTTTGTCCTTGATAAAACTCCGAAGGAAACCCACACAAAAAAAGCAAAAGAAGGGATTGCTCTTGCAAAAAAGCTTGCCGGCTCACAGAAATATTTCCTTCTTATCCTTGACGAGATACTGGACGCGCAGGCCGCGGGATTGATATCGACAAAGGATATTGGGGAGATCATTGATTTGGTGCGGGTCCCGATCGGATCGGTGACTCTTCATGCAATTTTAACCGGCCGCGTCCTGCCGCCGGAGCTGTCAAAGAAGATCGATCTTATCACCCAGATGAAGAAGATAAAACACTATTATGATCTTGGGGATAAGGGGATAGAGGGGTTGGATTGGTGA
- the thiS gene encoding sulfur carrier protein ThiS, which produces MKIIVNGEEKETPRSVNIRYLASMHKLDSARAVIEHNGKILKGEEWGKTYLNENDKIEIISFVGGG; this is translated from the coding sequence ATGAAGATTATAGTAAACGGCGAAGAAAAAGAAACTCCCCGGTCCGTGAACATCAGGTATCTGGCAAGCATGCACAAACTCGACTCCGCGAGAGCCGTTATCGAGCACAACGGGAAGATCCTTAAAGGTGAAGAATGGGGCAAGACTTATTTGAACGAGAACGACAAGATCGAAATAATATCTTTTGTCGGGGGCGGGTAA
- a CDS encoding SUMF1/EgtB/PvdO family nonheme iron enzyme, translating into MIIKINIGEKWRNSDGTKITRVQMREALRTLRGARQISIFVDKGTIYSQIYPQREEVLSLMREKDAIYEAMNDKEKYYARTEMKIVVDKKLGASYKGVPNFIGAYPQGFNIMVGELTAGQFGRFVKSTSYPITGDGADLLIKALAGSSQQRSAVFLNLEDGRAYAKWLSGITGRNLRIPYEEEWENATLKIDDSLETNAVARDDLTGNRKEWTESSRGGDFCVFRGFRNCRDDLHMEKQLSRKCTVRLIEDLSAVSGKGKA; encoded by the coding sequence ATGATTATCAAAATTAATATTGGTGAAAAATGGAGAAATTCAGACGGAACAAAAATAACAAGGGTCCAAATGAGAGAGGCATTAAGAACATTAAGAGGAGCAAGACAAATAAGCATATTTGTTGATAAGGGGACAATATATTCACAAATATATCCACAAAGAGAAGAAGTTTTATCTTTGATGAGGGAGAAAGATGCAATATATGAAGCAATGAACGACAAAGAAAAATATTATGCAAGAACAGAAATGAAGATAGTTGTTGACAAGAAACTAGGGGCATCATATAAGGGGGTCCCAAACTTCATAGGAGCCTATCCTCAGGGTTTTAATATTATGGTGGGGGAACTTACGGCCGGTCAATTCGGTCGATTTGTAAAAAGCACGTCATATCCAATCACAGGTGATGGTGCGGATCTCCTCATAAAAGCTCTCGCAGGTTCATCGCAACAAAGGAGCGCGGTATTTTTAAACCTGGAGGATGGCCGGGCATATGCAAAGTGGTTGAGCGGTATTACCGGGAGAAACCTTAGAATCCCGTATGAGGAAGAATGGGAAAATGCCACATTAAAAATCGACGATTCGCTAGAGACAAACGCAGTGGCAAGAGATGATTTAACAGGCAACAGAAAGGAGTGGACAGAATCCTCTAGGGGAGGAGATTTTTGTGTTTTTCGCGGCTTCCGAAATTGCCGAGATGACTTGCATATGGAAAAGCAGCTCAGCCGCAAATGTACAGTTCGCCTTATCGAAGATCTTTCGGCAGTTTCTGGAAAGGGAAAGGCCTAA
- the thiF gene encoding sulfur carrier protein ThiS adenylyltransferase ThiF encodes MNEFEKGLLKYFTKEQLGIIQKTKIGIAGCGGLGSNIANAIVRSGFKDFEIIDEDVIEASNLNRQNYFLGEIGASKVDTTAKKILLINPDAKIKAKKIHLDRSNILEYYKDRDVIFEAFDNAQSKKLFLESFGNTDKILIMGSGMAGIKNETHIKIRKARKNVYIVGDEETYAGKETPPLAPRVIACAALMASVALEQVLKGK; translated from the coding sequence ATGAACGAATTTGAAAAAGGGCTACTAAAATACTTTACAAAAGAACAGCTCGGCATCATTCAAAAGACAAAGATTGGCATTGCGGGTTGCGGAGGGTTAGGTTCAAATATAGCCAATGCCATAGTAAGGTCAGGGTTCAAGGACTTTGAGATCATTGATGAGGACGTCATTGAAGCAAGCAATCTTAACAGGCAGAATTATTTTCTCGGCGAGATAGGGGCCTCTAAAGTCGATACAACAGCGAAGAAAATACTCCTTATAAATCCCGACGCAAAGATAAAGGCAAAAAAGATCCATCTCGACAGAAGCAATATTTTAGAATACTACAAAGACAGAGATGTTATTTTCGAAGCTTTTGATAATGCTCAGTCAAAGAAACTATTCCTTGAGAGCTTCGGAAATACAGACAAGATCCTGATCATGGGGAGCGGTATGGCGGGCATAAAAAATGAGACGCATATCAAGATCAGGAAAGCCAGAAAAAACGTCTATATAGTCGGAGATGAGGAAACATATGCCGGAAAAGAAACCCCCCCTTTGGCCCCGAGGGTGATAGCATGCGCGGCGCTGATGGCTTCCGTGGCGCTCGAACAAGTATTGAAGGGAAAATAA